The genomic interval CGGTGTTGATTTCTTGGCGACGATACAGCGTCCGCGCCGGATTGGCTTTGCTGCTGTTGCAGCTCTTCCAGCAAATGCCCGTCGTTCTGGCTCAGGAGGAACCGGCGGGTGGAGCCGAGTTGCCGGCTTCGTCCTCGATGCCGCCTTACACGATTCTCGTGGGGGACGTCCTGGACATCAACTTTTTCAACACGCCGCAGCTCAATCAGACCCGAACGGTGGGGCCGGATGGCACCGTCCAGCTTCTACTCATCGGACCGGCGCGCGTAGATGGCCTTTCGGTAGAAGAGCTCACCGAGGACCTCATACGCCGATACTCCTCGCAGGTGGTGGATCCCATCATCTCGGTGAGCATTCAGAAGTTCGCCGGCATGGCCGTTTACGTGGCGGGCGAAGTGTTCAAACCCGGCACGCTTCCGTATCGCGGGGAACTTTCTGTAGTTCAGAGCATTTTCGAGGCCGGCGGATTCCGGAACACGGCCCGCCTGAGCCATGTCCTATTGATAAAGAGGGGACAGCAGAACGAGCCCATTGGCACTCTCGTCGACGTCGGAAAGATTCTCAACGACGCTCAATTCAACCTGGACGTGCCCGTGGGCCCGGGTGACGTCGTTTGGGTGCCTCGCTCGACGATTGCCAACATCAATCTCTTCATCCAACAGTTCATTACCAATAACATACCCATCCCCTTCACTTTCGCGGTTAGGGTCAATGACCCGAATCGTTAGGAGCTTGATGGTAATGCTCGTGGCCGGGCACGTTCGCCGTGGACGCGGAAACGCGACAGCTCGTGAACGTGCGTGCCTCGGGCCCGAACCCAATTCCAACCGAGGAGCCCAACATGCGTGATCGACCTGACCCGCGTTCGGGCATGGATTTCTCTCTGCGGGACCTTCTTACGATTCTATTCAGACGCCGCAGGCCTGCCATGCTCTTCTTCTTGACGGTAATCATCGTCGTGCTCATAAGCACCATCCTCACCCCTCCTTTCTATCAAGTGACCGCCGCCATACTCGTCAAGACCCAGCGCGCGGAAACGCTTCCCGGCACGCGTCGTGAGGTCACCGAAGGAGATCTGAATACCGAGATCGAGATCCTGAAGAACCGTCAATTGCTGGAGCAAGTCCTCCTTTCTCTCGAGCAGGAATCCAACGGCGACTCCAGCCCCTTGGGGCAGCGCACGCCAGGTTTGCTGGCGAGGGGCCGACGGTGGGTTACCGGCCTCCTGGGCAGACCGCGGATGACCGCATTCGAACAGAACGTTCTCCGACTTCAACGGCAGCTCAGCATTTCTCCGCTGCGCAACTCGAGCATCATCCAGATCAGCTACGAATCGGAGGATCCGGAATGGGCGACGAAAGTCGTCCGGACTCTGACGGATCGCTATCTCGCCTGGCGCTCCCGCGTGTTCCAGCCACCACAGACGGCCGCCTTCTTCGAGGAGCAGCTTCAAATGGCGAAACAACAGCTGCAACAGGCGGAGGCGGCGCTCGGTGAGTTCGTCGAGAAAGAGACCGTCACCATGATCGAGGGCCCGGGAAAAGCCGACGCCATCGCGCAGCAGAAGAGCTTGGCCCTGGGACGACTCGACGACGTCGAGAAGGAGATCTTCGAGACGGAGAGCGTGATCCGACAACAGGAGAACACCGTCGCCAGCCTCTCGGAGCGCCTGGCCCAGGAACCCGAGCGCCTCTTGAGCTCGAGCCGCCAGCATATCTATCCCGCCGTGGAAGAAATCGAGAGGGAGCTGGTCCACCTCCTGCTGGAGAGAGACAACTTGCTCCAGAGTTTCGAAGAAGACAACCGGCTGGTGCGGGACATCGACCGCCGCGTCGAGCTCGCGATGCAGCATCGCGAAGAGGCCCGACGTCGTGCCGGGGGGATCGACGGGACCGACATAAACCCCGTTCATCAGGACACGAAGGCCGAGCTCTACGCTGCCCGTACCCGACTCGAAGCGGCGCGAGGTCGACGGGACGTGCTCGAGGGGCAGATCCGCACGCTCCGGGAGCAGCTCGACAGCCTGAACCGCAAGGGATTCACCTTCGAGAAGCTCTACCGCGAGGCGAAAGCCGCAGAAGAGAAATACCTGTTCTATCGCGAGAAGCACGAAGAAGCACGAATCTCCACGGCGATGGACGACCAAAACCTGACCACGGTGAGCGTCGCCCAGGAAGCTCTGAAGCCGTTGAGGCCCGTGGGACCCAGTTTGACGATCAATCTCCTCCTGGCGATGCTGCTGGGAGGAGCTGGTGGGATCATCATGGCTCTGGTCCTCGAGTCCCTCGACCATACTTTCACGACCGGAGTCGACCTCGAGCACAAGTTGGGCCTTCCCCATCTGGCTTCGGTCCCGGAGAGTCAATGAAGAACACCCCGACACCAACACCGATCGAGACAGACGAGGCGCTGCAGTGTACGAGGAATACTTTGGCCTGAAGAAGGCACCGTTCTGCCTGACTCCGGATCCATCATTCTTGTATCAGGGCGCGGCTCATCGCGAAGCCCTTGCGTCTCTGATCTATGGCGTTCGGGCGCAACGCGGATTCATCGCTCTCGTGGGCGAGCCCGGCACCGGCAAGTCCACCCTCATCCAGACATTGCTCGAGGATCTCCACGAGGAGGTGCGCACGGCGTTGATCACCCACACGACCGTGGACCGGGTCGAGATTCTGCGGATGATCGTCCACGAGCTGGATATTCCCGACGAAGGCTTGGGAAGAGTGGAAATGTTGCGCCAGCTCAACGAGCTGGTCATCGAGGAGCTCAAGGGCGGGCGATTACCTCCGCTCTTGATCATCGACGAGGCTCAAGGCCTTTCCGACGAAGTGCTCGAGGAGATCCGGCTCTTGACGAACCTGGAGATCTCGGGGGCCAAGCTCTTGCAGGTTCTGCTCGCGGGTCAGCCCGAGTTGGAATCCAGACTCCAGAGCCCGCGCCTTCGTCAGCTACGACAGAGGATTGCCGTTCACGCCAAGCTGAGACCCTTGGCACGCGATGAAGTTGCCGCTTACGTCGATCATCGATTGCGAGTCGCCGGCGGCGGGCAGGTGCGGCTATTCACCGAGCCAGCCTTGCACGCCATATGGGAGGCCTCGGGTGGAATTCCCCGGCTCATCAACGCGCTCTGCGACCTCTCCATGATGAACGCCTACGGAGCGGAGAAATCGCGGGTCGACCTCAGTCTGGCAGAGGAAGCGATAAGAGACACCGGTTTGGGTCCGGAGCAAGACCAGAACGTTTCGAGAGGGTT from Vicinamibacteria bacterium carries:
- a CDS encoding polysaccharide biosynthesis/export family protein; translated protein: MRRSVLISWRRYSVRAGLALLLLQLFQQMPVVLAQEEPAGGAELPASSSMPPYTILVGDVLDINFFNTPQLNQTRTVGPDGTVQLLLIGPARVDGLSVEELTEDLIRRYSSQVVDPIISVSIQKFAGMAVYVAGEVFKPGTLPYRGELSVVQSIFEAGGFRNTARLSHVLLIKRGQQNEPIGTLVDVGKILNDAQFNLDVPVGPGDVVWVPRSTIANINLFIQQFITNNIPIPFTFAVRVNDPNR
- a CDS encoding Wzz/FepE/Etk N-terminal domain-containing protein; amino-acid sequence: MRDRPDPRSGMDFSLRDLLTILFRRRRPAMLFFLTVIIVVLISTILTPPFYQVTAAILVKTQRAETLPGTRREVTEGDLNTEIEILKNRQLLEQVLLSLEQESNGDSSPLGQRTPGLLARGRRWVTGLLGRPRMTAFEQNVLRLQRQLSISPLRNSSIIQISYESEDPEWATKVVRTLTDRYLAWRSRVFQPPQTAAFFEEQLQMAKQQLQQAEAALGEFVEKETVTMIEGPGKADAIAQQKSLALGRLDDVEKEIFETESVIRQQENTVASLSERLAQEPERLLSSSRQHIYPAVEEIERELVHLLLERDNLLQSFEEDNRLVRDIDRRVELAMQHREEARRRAGGIDGTDINPVHQDTKAELYAARTRLEAARGRRDVLEGQIRTLREQLDSLNRKGFTFEKLYREAKAAEEKYLFYREKHEEARISTAMDDQNLTTVSVAQEALKPLRPVGPSLTINLLLAMLLGGAGGIIMALVLESLDHTFTTGVDLEHKLGLPHLASVPESQ
- a CDS encoding AAA family ATPase, with amino-acid sequence MYEEYFGLKKAPFCLTPDPSFLYQGAAHREALASLIYGVRAQRGFIALVGEPGTGKSTLIQTLLEDLHEEVRTALITHTTVDRVEILRMIVHELDIPDEGLGRVEMLRQLNELVIEELKGGRLPPLLIIDEAQGLSDEVLEEIRLLTNLEISGAKLLQVLLAGQPELESRLQSPRLRQLRQRIAVHAKLRPLARDEVAAYVDHRLRVAGGGQVRLFTEPALHAIWEASGGIPRLINALCDLSMMNAYGAEKSRVDLSLAEEAIRDTGLGPEQDQNVSRGFFQRLRHSMGRSLRRFRFWKLGREAV